DNA from Elaeis guineensis isolate ETL-2024a chromosome 2, EG11, whole genome shotgun sequence:
aaggggtgtgagctttacagcccagtaagaattcccatatcacactgatatagtaatatgtctgaaaataaagaatagcaataaaatataaaatctcatgttcaatgtccagaataatgcaaacattcataaatttgctgtcttgtcaaaatagatgcatcatcatatattaataggtgaaacacttttgttcaacaattgtttcgtgccttatctttcatttctcttttcataatcacatgatttttaacagtttctttctggctctggactatccaagtctatacctcagtcatcatccggatcgaatccactttaaaaagtctttcaagactgtcccaggatgagctcctggccggctgtcccacgtaccaaagcccgtgagaggctgtcccaggcataagctcccggcgggctgtcccaggcatgagctcctggccggctgatccacctgtaagccagtgggggctgtcccaggcataagctcctggcgggctgtcccaggcataagctcctggccggctgttccacatgacaaggctagtccataccatatatctctttcttttcatttaatcattatgtgttgatttcatcaatcaattctgtcttgcattatgatcaattcagatatgtcatatccatataatcatgccatcaatctctgatacatatatattgacataacatactcatgcttaaaatcaaataacagtatccagatataataaattcatcgatctcaaatccgacaatgcaaaaccaacgatgcaagaccaatagtaaaatagcatatataatagtgatcatgtacagggattcttacctttaccggtgactgatccaaacacagaaatcaatgttcttctttgatttatgaatttctctaacaagatattccactcgatatcatatgcagacaatcatctcttcataaccctgatcaatataaaaatcacatatatggagaaaattatcgataatcgatctgataacacaaatctaggatctctcttaggattaaccaaaattaggatttacctaagtatctggatcctccactgatccataagacttctagagagagaaaatccatgaagagagagaaaattctagagagagaaagtagagagagaaaaagtggagagagaatctttcgtatccttccgatgaggcactcatgatcgagatcatcagaggtcctatcagggtaactcaatatgaatcaagtgttacaaattttgaataggatcgaactgggatcagatctactgcacaaatttcggagcaacctaagatcatcttattttcatcttcaagtttattctagggttcatgatgaaatcagagaggaagacaagatcctagagagaatccgtaaagagagagaaaagtctagagagagaatctagagagagaaaatgtagagagagaaggtagagagaggagagagaaaagagagagaaaggagagagaggaaaattctctccttcttcttcttttttattttattttattttatttttatttttatttttttttctctttctctttttcctttttttttcttttctttttctttttcctttttctttttcctttttcttttctttttcttttcttcttcttcttcctttcttcttttcttcccgcggcctcccttggctgaaacaggggaggaccgtgaggtccccccctcgatggctcgggctccggcggcttggCCGAAGATCCagcaacaggtggaggcggcggtgagcaatggacggccggcggcaaggttcggccggcaaaaataaaaaagagatcggaaaaacaggggatttcttgttcatggattttccggcgaagacggtggccgacggcgaggctttggaccagggagaaagggaagagggagaggaagaaggggaggggcttacctcgagctccggcagccgagaagaactccggtaatctttttctttccatctaagaacccggatctttttgaaaaaaatccctcaatctctcaaaatccgtgataaaaacctaaaggaagggaAAGGGaattttatagaggaggaatccggtttttactcggattccccactccttttcacggtggaagaagactctcaacggagtcttcttcctccgattcctctgtttttttttttttttctgggtcgtTACAGATGGATTGCTTCATCTTTCCCCCCATCAAGTGCATCTTATAACTCACCACACGCCACTACCACTTCATCTCCCAAGTTGTTGAAGCGATCCCCCCTTGTCGACAACAACAATGACAAGTAAGGCCAGATGGCGCTCCCATATCATCCAAAGATGGGAAAGATGATGGATCACGGGACCAAAATGGTGGAGTCGGGTCATGTAGGTCTGGTTCATGTTGAACATATTCCCCTGTATAGTCCCAGCCTTTGATTGTCGGCACCAATGCTGATCAACCAGAACCTATTCCTATAACTACGATCATAGTTGGTCACCCTAGCACCACCAGTGGATACATAAACTCATTCCAAATGCCCCAATTGTAGTCATTATGGCAGCTGCACAAACCGTCCAAATGCCCCAATGAATCATGTTTCCTTTGCTTTGGCCTAGACACTTTGCCTAAAAATAATGATGGGAGCAATTCTTTGTCCACTGCTTGCAGTGCAGAAAACCACGCACCATGCGTAGTGATTCACTAATGCGTGGATCCGAGGATgttaatgaaaaaagaaaaatttttttttgccagTCCCATGCAGGAGCGAATCACTGCATGCGGTGTGCTGTTTTGTGCACCAtgcacggtgcacaaagaattttgcatAATGATGGTCACTTGCTAACTCATTCGAAACTGGCAAGACCACGGAATGTACATATTTTCCtcttaaataaaatttgagaaaaaacatCTCTCGCAAtcgaaaaaaagaaaacattTCATGTACCGTCACCAAGGCTTAcagctttttcttttctttctctttcccaaAATTGCTTAGAGTGCATGTAAGAATATTAAAATAGTGACTTGGCATTGTCAGCACGAATTGCATTATAATAATCCAAAGAGGCAGAGAAGTTTGAGCGTGCACGTTTGAATTTGGAAATCACAGACAAATATGATGAATAATTCTATCTCTACTCTCTCTGAAAGCATTCTCTGGCTTGCTATGTTAATGCATTCAAGATGCGGACATTGTAGAAAGATTGTTTGGGGACAAGCCCCACCATCTAATATCTCTTTGGAGAGAATCAAACATAAGTATCAAAAAGTTTACGCTGCAATCTTCCTTCCACAATCCACCCTATTGATCTTCAGAGAAACATGAAGCAGAAGATCAAAAACCTGTCTTAAGGTAGGCCGCTCTGCAGGAGCAGTCCTGGTGCACCGCAAGGCCACGTCAAGCAGCTCGAACATGGATGACTCCTCATATGGTGCCAGAGGCTTTAGAGAAGGGTCCAGCAGCTCCTCACGCCCTGAGGTCGGCAACCCAATTCGGGACTGCACCCACTTCACCATGTCCATATCTCCTTCAAAGGTGCTGTCTGTAGGCATTAGCCCACTCACAAACTCCATCAACACTATACCCATGCTGTAAAAATCACTCTTCTCGGTAGCTTTCATGGAGTAAGCATACTCTGTCCACACTGAAGAATAATAAGAATTCAACTAACATCATGGATTTAGCGTATTCTAGATAAGCTTTGTAAGGGGTTTGAGCATACCTTGAGCTATGTACCCATAGGAGCCAGAAAACCAAGAGCCTGACTTGGTGCACCCTTTCGAGTCGGCCGGTGGCTCTCAGCAACCATCTTTGCCAGGCCAAAGTCTCCTAGGTGGGCCTCCATGTTTC
Protein-coding regions in this window:
- the LOC140855319 gene encoding LRR receptor-like serine/threonine-protein kinase GSO1 is translated as MRTKSEHYRDPNGSVGDWLHKPTVSQKKKRELNWERRLKIAIGLAKGVEYLHHDYVLKIIHRHQDEQCTTRWKHGGPPRRLWPGKDVWTEYAYSMKATEKSDFYSMGIVLMEFVSGLMPTDSTFEGDMDMVKWVQSRIGLPTSGREELLDPSLKPLAPYEESSMFELLDVALRCTRTAPAERPTLRQVFDLLLHVSLKINRVDCGRKIAA